The window TGCCGACCCTTGGATCACGCGCACTGAAGCCGACAAAATAAATGCCAGTATCACAATCGGTAATCCCGAACCTGCCAGCATATTCCCTAACGCATCGCCGACACCCGAATCAATCAGCACTTGCTTGAACACGCCGCCAGCACCGGTGACGAGAATAATGACCCCAGCAGGTTGAAGCGCACTGTTGCAGATTTCCATGATGCGGTCATTGGGAATATTACGTCTCACGCCCAGCACATAAAATGCGATTAAACAGGCAAGCAGAATGGCGGTGAAAGGATGACCTATCAAGGCGAGCCAATTATGCAGATCGGATTTTTCATCAATAAAGCGCGACACAACTGTCTTTAAACCGATAAGCAGCAGTGGAAAAATCACAATACTGATTGAGAGCGCGAATGAGGGGATAGGTCCACCTTCTCGTTCACCTTTTTCTTGCTGCTCGTGGGCTGGCAGCTCAACATGGACTTTTTGCGAGATGAGACTGGCAAAGAGTGGACCGCCTAGAATCATCGCAGGAATCGATGCCAGCAGACCGAAGACTATCATGTAGCCAAAGTCGGCATTGAGCTGGGAAGCGACCAAAATAGGCCCAGGTGCAGGGATAAGAAACGCCTGACAGGTGGCAATACCCGCGAGCAGCGAAATACCAATTTTAACGACGCTGCCACCCCCTTTACGAACTACGGCAAAGGCGATGCCAATCAGCAGCACTACAGCAACGTCGAAGAAGAGGGGTAATGCACAGATAAAGCCAGTAAAGGTCATCGCCCAGTGGGCTTTGTCGTTACCAAATTTATTCAGCAGTGTATGGGCTATCTGATCTAGTGCACCAGTCTCTTCCATGACCCGACCAAACATCGCCCCCAAAGCGACCACTACCGCAACAAAGCCCAGTGTTCCCCCCATACCTTGTTGAATAGTATTAGTGATATCGGCTGGGTTCATGCCAGAGAAAAGACCGGCAATGATCGACACCAGTATCAGTGATACCACTGCATGTAATCTCACTTTCATCACTAAGAACAGTAGCAGGGCGATTGAACCCAGCGCTGTCAGAATCAATGACATATCAGACATAAGAGGACTTTTCCTTGTTAGTTAAGTTGTCCACATTTTTGTAGGTTACCGGTAACATGTTACCCGTAATATGATAGAGTGGGAAGTGACTAAATTCGAGAATTGGCATGAGGTTAACAAAGTGACTGAGAGAAAAAAAGGCAATAGCTATGTGTTCATGGGCGTCTCTAGTTGTGGCAAATCTTCGATTGGTGCTGCGGTCGCAAAGGCGTTAGAGACGAAATTTATCGATGGTGATGATCTGCATCCTAGAGCCAATATTATCAAGATGAAATCTGGCTCACCGCTTAACGATAGCGATCGCGCTCCTTGGCTTGAGCGCATCAACGATGCTGTGTATAGCATTGAACAAAAAGGTGAACAGGGGGTGATTGTCTGCTCTGCGCTGCGTCGTCAGTATCGTGACTTAATCCGTCAGAACAACAGTAAGCTGGTGTTTATTCATCTATATGGTGATTTTGAATTAGTCAAAGAACGCATGTTTGCCAGAAAAGCCCACTTTATGCCGATTGAGCTACTCAAGAGTCAGTTCGATACGCTGGAAATGCCTGCGACCGATGAAGCTGACGTTATCCAAGTGAGCATAGATGGCACTTTCGAAGAGGTGGTGCAGCGCTGTATTCAGGCGATAAATGGCGAAGTATAGGCATAAGTCAGTTATTGGATCTTAACGCGAGGCTTTGCTGCTTTATCATGATGTTGCAGATTAGCCTTTAAAGCGAAGGGGTAGCTGAACGACAGTCGTCGGTATTAATAAGTGCCGCCGAAGGTCGAAGCAAATCTGGAGCTAGCCGCTCGAAATTGAAAAAAAACCACTCCAGAAACTGACTTGGAGTGGCGTAGAGATAATGGTAAGCCTGCGGTACCATCCAATGAGTGTTACGGCGAGCGTTTGTAGACGAAACGTGCGCCGCACCTCAGCCTCAAATAAGCTCACGCATATGAGCGATGACGCGAGCTGCCTGTCCTGCAAAACATGGTTAATTCAACATGTGATTAAAACAGCCACTGAACACTGTTATGTAAAATAGTCCCGCTATATATGACCAAGGAATGCTAAAGTTGAATGGGCGCTTTAGTCACCTTAGCTAAATTCCCTTGAGCCTTAAAAGAAGTAATTAATCCCGACTGCGAAGCTGTTGTCTTCCTGGGCCTCGAGCGCGGTATCATCCATATCACTGAAATCTAACTTCATTTCAGCAAACATCACAGTGTCGTTGCTATAGCGATAGTGCAGACCCAGCATGGCAAATTGGCGGGTCCAATTACCTTGGATGGGCGTAGTTGCATCTGTGTCTAAATCTAAATAACTGAGTACGACCATAGGCACAAAACCGTTGTCGAATTGATAGGCCGTCATCAACTCGGCACCAGTGGCGTCGTAGAGATCACCATTGACCAGTTCATTACTCTTACTTTGGTGAGCGTTAAAACCCACATAAAGACCGCTGGCTTCGCGTCCTTCGGCATAGTGGTAGTAGTCACCATACATGGCACCAATGCCGATGATTTCATTGGTTTCGTCGACTTGAGTATTGCCTAAGTGGCCTTCAAAATCACCGCGGTTAAAGCCTGCAAGCAGCTTGAATTTTTCGGTTGCTGAATAGGTGATACTGGCACCGTAACTGCTGTCGAAACTCAGCTCAGAGTTACTCATTTCGCTGCCGTCATCATTTTTTAAGCTGACATCGCCATTGGTTTTGGCGGCATATTGCAAGGCGATTTGCACGGGGCCGACACTATTGCGGTAAATAAAGGCGGAGTCGGCACGGCCAGTGCCGGTGAGGCCGCCATCGCCAAAGGTGTAAGCGCCAACGCTGTAGCCTGCGAAAACGTTGGGTAAATCTGTGGTGCCGGCGACATCGTAATAGGCGCCCCATTGTTTACCAAAGCTCAAACTCCCCCAGACATCGTGGGACATGCCGACATAACCTAAGCGGTTATAGAGAAAATCATCGGTCTTTTCGGCAGCGAGTTTGCCCCCTTGCATCACTAGGCCATCGTCGCTGGAGACCATATTGATCCCCCATTCTGTGGTGGCGAAGGCGGTCCAGCCGTTTCTCTCACTGCGCTCGAAGCTAAATCTTAAGCGTGATGAATCGTCGATAACCGAGGTGTCGTGGCTGTCATTCAAGGCGGCAAACCCCAACCAACCGGTTAAATCTAATGTGTTTTTTTGATCTTTATAGAGCTCAACCGCCTGACTGCTGGTGGCCGTTAATAGCATAGGTAACGCTAAGGCGAGACAAGTCTTATTCATAAATCCCCCGATAATGAGCAAGTATTCTCCAGGGGATCATAGGCTTGGCCTATGATCCCTGAGTAACCGTTCTTTTAGATGGTGTGATTAATCGTTTTCGATAATGCGCTAGCCGGATTTAGGCTGGACGCGTATCGGCAACGGGTGCTTTGTTTGAGATCACGCCGAAGATAGTCCAACCGAAGAAGGTGGCCATGGCGCCAAGCATTACTGCGGTTTCGCCTGAGCTATACAGGGCATAGAAGCTATATAAGGCACCGATCACGGCAATCACGTTGGCAATACGGGCTTTATTAACTGGTACTTTTTGCTGTCTTTGCATTATGCCAAGGGCGGCCATCGATAGGATGTAAGGCACAATGTTGGTGACGACGGCGAGGTTAACGAGTGCTTCGAACTGTTTGCTCAGTGATGGGCTAATAGTCATCAGAGATAAAACGGTTTGAATACAAACGATAATGGTCATACCCCAAATTGGCGCATCGGCTTTACTGACTTTAGAGAAGATTTTAGGGAAGAATCCTTCATCTGCAGAGGCTTTAAACACTTGGGCAATAGTGAACTGCCAACCTAGCAGCGAGCCAG of the Shewanella baltica genome contains:
- a CDS encoding porin; amino-acid sequence: MNKTCLALALPMLLTATSSQAVELYKDQKNTLDLTGWLGFAALNDSHDTSVIDDSSRLRFSFERSERNGWTAFATTEWGINMVSSDDGLVMQGGKLAAEKTDDFLYNRLGYVGMSHDVWGSLSFGKQWGAYYDVAGTTDLPNVFAGYSVGAYTFGDGGLTGTGRADSAFIYRNSVGPVQIALQYAAKTNGDVSLKNDDGSEMSNSELSFDSSYGASITYSATEKFKLLAGFNRGDFEGHLGNTQVDETNEIIGIGAMYGDYYHYAEGREASGLYVGFNAHQSKSNELVNGDLYDATGAELMTAYQFDNGFVPMVVLSYLDLDTDATTPIQGNWTRQFAMLGLHYRYSNDTVMFAEMKLDFSDMDDTALEAQEDNSFAVGINYFF
- the gntU gene encoding gluconate transporter is translated as MSDMSLILTALGSIALLLFLVMKVRLHAVVSLILVSIIAGLFSGMNPADITNTIQQGMGGTLGFVAVVVALGAMFGRVMEETGALDQIAHTLLNKFGNDKAHWAMTFTGFICALPLFFDVAVVLLIGIAFAVVRKGGGSVVKIGISLLAGIATCQAFLIPAPGPILVASQLNADFGYMIVFGLLASIPAMILGGPLFASLISQKVHVELPAHEQQEKGEREGGPIPSFALSISIVIFPLLLIGLKTVVSRFIDEKSDLHNWLALIGHPFTAILLACLIAFYVLGVRRNIPNDRIMEICNSALQPAGVIILVTGAGGVFKQVLIDSGVGDALGNMLAGSGLPIVILAFILSASVRVIQGSATVAMLTACGLIIPILEPLNLDGAQLAAITIAIGGGSIVLSHVNDSGFWLANRFLGLSEKQTLQTWTVMETIIGTTGGIVAVIISAFL
- a CDS encoding gluconokinase, giving the protein MTKFENWHEVNKVTERKKGNSYVFMGVSSCGKSSIGAAVAKALETKFIDGDDLHPRANIIKMKSGSPLNDSDRAPWLERINDAVYSIEQKGEQGVIVCSALRRQYRDLIRQNNSKLVFIHLYGDFELVKERMFARKAHFMPIELLKSQFDTLEMPATDEADVIQVSIDGTFEEVVQRCIQAINGEV